One window of Neisseria subflava genomic DNA carries:
- a CDS encoding DNA cytosine methyltransferase — MIYKNEIKGGNQGEYLEEKAAQYCLFENSGTFQTALKPKFTFIDLFAGIGGFRIAMQNLGGKCVFSSEWDEKAKQTYEANFGEVPFGDITSEETKQYIPKQFDVLCAGFPCQAFSIAGRRGGFEDTRGTLFFDVAEIIRRHRPKAFFLENVKGLTNHDRGRTLQTILNTLREDLGYFVPEPKIVNAKDFGVPQNRERIFIVGFREDTNIKDFEYPEPTRIQVAFKDIREKDTVPTKYYLSTQYIDTLRKHKQRHEEKGNGFGYEIIPDDGIANAIVVGGMGRERNLVIDKRITDFTPTTNIKGEVNREGIRKMTPREWARLQGFPEEFKIPVADASAYKQFGNSVAVPAIQAVAERVLDKLLSDKG, encoded by the coding sequence TTGATTTACAAAAACGAAATTAAGGGTGGTAATCAAGGCGAATACTTGGAAGAAAAAGCAGCTCAATACTGCCTTTTTGAAAACAGTGGTACTTTTCAGACGGCCTTGAAGCCCAAATTTACCTTTATCGATTTGTTTGCAGGTATTGGCGGCTTCCGCATAGCGATGCAGAACTTGGGTGGGAAATGCGTGTTCTCGAGCGAGTGGGACGAGAAAGCCAAACAGACGTATGAAGCCAATTTCGGAGAAGTACCGTTTGGCGATATTACTTCGGAAGAAACCAAACAATACATTCCGAAGCAATTTGATGTGCTGTGTGCAGGTTTCCCCTGTCAAGCCTTTTCGATTGCCGGCCGGCGCGGGGGGTTTGAAGATACGCGCGGTACATTATTTTTTGATGTGGCGGAGATTATCCGCAGGCACCGTCCTAAGGCATTCTTTTTGGAAAACGTAAAAGGATTGACTAATCATGATCGAGGCAGGACGTTGCAGACGATATTGAATACGTTGAGAGAAGATTTAGGATATTTTGTACCAGAGCCGAAAATTGTCAATGCAAAGGATTTCGGGGTGCCGCAAAACCGTGAGAGGATTTTTATTGTGGGCTTTCGGGAAGATACTAATATCAAAGATTTCGAATATCCTGAACCGACAAGAATTCAGGTGGCTTTTAAGGATATACGGGAAAAAGATACTGTACCGACTAAATATTATTTGTCCACCCAATACATTGATACTTTAAGAAAACACAAACAAAGGCATGAAGAAAAGGGTAATGGGTTTGGATATGAGATTATTCCCGATGACGGGATTGCCAATGCGATTGTCGTCGGAGGTATGGGAAGGGAGCGGAATTTGGTAATCGACAAGCGTATTACCGATTTTACTCCGACCACCAATATTAAAGGCGAGGTAAACCGCGAAGGAATCAGAAAAATGACTCCGCGCGAATGGGCAAGGCTGCAAGGGTTTCCTGAAGAATTTAAAATCCCGGTTGCAGATGCTTCCGCATATAAACAATTCGGCAATTCGGTTGCTGTGCCAGCAATTCAGGCAGTGGCTGAGAGAGTTTTAGACAAGCTATTATCAGATAAGGGATAA
- a CDS encoding very short patch repair endonuclease: protein MDKLTPEQRKKCMRANKSKGTKPELALAKAMWALGLRYRKNSGSIFGKPDFSFKKYKVAVFVDGEFWHGKDWEQRKAEIKGNREFWIAKIERNIRRDMEVTGRLKAEGWTVLRFWSNDVVKDTTSCAEKVKEIIRARRIDLQKRN from the coding sequence ATGGATAAATTAACCCCAGAGCAGCGTAAAAAATGTATGCGTGCCAACAAAAGCAAAGGGACGAAACCTGAGCTTGCATTGGCAAAGGCGATGTGGGCTTTGGGGCTCAGGTATCGGAAAAATAGCGGAAGCATTTTTGGAAAACCTGATTTTTCGTTTAAAAAATACAAAGTTGCCGTGTTTGTCGATGGCGAGTTTTGGCACGGCAAGGATTGGGAACAGAGAAAAGCGGAAATAAAGGGCAACCGCGAATTTTGGATTGCCAAGATAGAACGCAACATCCGACGGGATATGGAAGTAACAGGCCGTCTGAAAGCCGAGGGCTGGACGGTTTTACGTTTTTGGAGTAACGATGTCGTTAAAGATACAACCAGCTGTGCAGAAAAAGTCAAAGAAATCATCCGAGCAAGAAGAATTGATTTACAAAAACGAAATTAA
- the pheS gene encoding phenylalanine--tRNA ligase subunit alpha translates to MENVNRIVAEGIAAIEAAQDFNALEQIKARYLGKTGELTGLLKTLGQMSPEERKTIGAHINECKNQFQTAFNAKRDALNEAKLQAQLAAEALDITLPGRAQEHGGLHPVTLTLQRVVELFHGMGFEVADGPEIEDDFHNFQALNIPANHPARAMQDTFYVENGDVLRTHTSPIQIRYMLDKKEPPIRIIAPGRVYRVDSDATHSPMFHQAEGLWVEEGVTFADLKAVFTDFIRRFFERDDLQVRFRPSFFPFTEPSAEIDIMGENGKWLEVGGCGMVHPNVLKNVNIDPEKYTGFAFGIGLDRFAMLRYNVNDLRLFFDNDLNFLKQFK, encoded by the coding sequence ATGGAAAATGTAAACCGTATCGTTGCAGAAGGTATTGCCGCTATTGAAGCCGCGCAAGACTTCAATGCCTTAGAACAAATTAAAGCACGCTATCTTGGTAAAACCGGCGAATTGACCGGACTTTTGAAAACTTTGGGTCAAATGTCTCCTGAAGAGCGTAAAACCATAGGCGCGCACATCAACGAATGCAAAAATCAGTTTCAGACGGCCTTTAATGCCAAACGCGATGCCCTGAATGAAGCCAAGCTACAAGCTCAATTGGCTGCAGAAGCCTTGGATATTACTTTGCCGGGCCGTGCACAAGAACATGGCGGTTTGCATCCGGTTACTTTGACTTTGCAACGTGTGGTCGAGCTGTTTCACGGTATGGGTTTTGAAGTGGCGGACGGCCCTGAAATCGAAGACGATTTCCACAATTTCCAAGCCTTGAATATTCCTGCAAATCACCCAGCGCGTGCGATGCAAGATACTTTCTACGTTGAAAACGGCGACGTTTTGCGCACACACACTTCGCCTATTCAAATCCGCTATATGCTCGACAAAAAAGAGCCGCCTATCCGCATTATTGCCCCTGGCCGCGTTTACCGTGTGGACAGTGATGCCACTCACTCGCCTATGTTCCATCAGGCCGAAGGTTTGTGGGTAGAAGAGGGCGTAACTTTTGCCGATTTGAAAGCAGTGTTCACTGATTTTATCCGTCGCTTCTTTGAACGCGATGACCTGCAAGTACGTTTCCGTCCGTCTTTCTTCCCGTTCACCGAGCCTTCTGCCGAAATCGACATCATGGGCGAAAACGGCAAATGGTTGGAAGTCGGCGGCTGTGGCATGGTACATCCTAACGTGTTGAAAAACGTCAATATCGACCCTGAAAAATATACCGGTTTCGCTTTCGGTATCGGTCTCGACCGCTTTGCCATGTTGCGCTACAACGTCAATGACCTGCGCTTGTTCTTCGATAATGATTTGAACTTTTTGAAGCAGTTTAAGTAA
- the rplT gene encoding 50S ribosomal protein L20, whose protein sequence is MPRVKRGVTARARHQKVFALAKGYRGRRKNVYRVAKQAVMKAGQYAYRDRRQRKRQFRQLWIVRINAGARENGLSYSKFMNGLKRAAIEIDRKVLADLAVFDKATFAQLVEKAKAALAA, encoded by the coding sequence ATGCCACGCGTAAAACGCGGTGTTACCGCTCGTGCTCGTCACCAAAAAGTCTTCGCGTTAGCCAAAGGCTACCGCGGTCGTCGTAAAAACGTTTACCGTGTTGCCAAACAAGCGGTAATGAAAGCCGGTCAATACGCATACCGTGACCGTCGCCAACGCAAACGTCAATTCCGTCAACTGTGGATCGTTCGTATCAACGCAGGTGCCCGTGAAAATGGTCTGTCTTACAGCAAATTCATGAACGGCCTGAAACGCGCTGCTATCGAAATCGACCGCAAAGTATTAGCTGATTTGGCTGTATTCGACAAAGCTACATTTGCACAATTAGTTGAAAAAGCTAAAGCTGCTTTGGCTGCTTAA
- the rpmI gene encoding 50S ribosomal protein L35, with protein sequence MPKMKTKSSAKKRFKVLGNGGVKRGHAFKSHILTKKTTKTKRQLRGTAMVDSRDLASVAKMLPYA encoded by the coding sequence ATGCCTAAAATGAAAACCAAGTCTAGCGCGAAAAAACGCTTTAAAGTACTGGGTAACGGTGGTGTAAAACGCGGTCATGCGTTCAAAAGTCACATCCTGACCAAAAAAACCACTAAAACTAAACGTCAATTGCGCGGCACCGCTATGGTGGATTCACGCGATTTGGCTTCTGTTGCTAAAATGTTGCCCTACGCTTAA
- the infC gene encoding translation initiation factor IF-3 yields the protein MIAQEREARINGEITAKEVRLISESGDQLGVVSVREALAMAEEQDVDLVEISPTAKPPVCKLMDYGKYKYQQAKKRDEAKKNQKQVQIKEIKFRPGTDEGDYQIKMRNINRFLADGDKVKVTLRFRGREMAHQQLGAQLLERVKEELAEVAQIESFPKMEGRQMVMMIAPKKK from the coding sequence ATCATCGCTCAAGAACGCGAAGCACGAATCAATGGTGAAATTACCGCCAAAGAAGTGCGATTAATTAGTGAGTCAGGCGATCAGCTTGGTGTCGTTTCAGTTCGTGAAGCTCTGGCTATGGCCGAAGAGCAAGATGTCGATTTGGTAGAAATTTCCCCAACTGCCAAACCGCCCGTATGCAAACTGATGGATTACGGTAAATACAAATACCAACAAGCCAAGAAGCGCGACGAAGCCAAGAAAAACCAAAAGCAGGTACAAATCAAGGAAATTAAATTCCGTCCGGGTACTGATGAAGGCGACTATCAAATCAAGATGCGCAACATCAACCGTTTTCTTGCCGATGGTGATAAAGTCAAAGTGACATTGCGTTTCCGCGGTCGTGAGATGGCCCATCAACAATTGGGTGCCCAACTGCTTGAACGCGTAAAAGAAGAGTTGGCTGAAGTGGCACAAATCGAGTCCTTCCCTAAAATGGAAGGTCGTCAAATGGTGATGATGATTGCGCCTAAGAAAAAATAA
- the thrS gene encoding threonine--tRNA ligase translates to MLNITLPDGSVRQYESPVTVAQIAASIGAGLAKATVAGKVNGKLVDACDPITEDAHVQIITPKDKEGVEIIRHSCAHLVGHAVKQLYPDAKMVIGPVIEDGFYYDIATEKPFTPDDVAAIEARMKELIAQDYDVIKVMTPRAETVKIFQDRGEEYKLRLIEDMPEVEAMGMYHHQEYVDMCRGPHVPNTRFLKNFKLTKLAGAYWRGDSNNEMLQRIYGTAWASKDELKAYIQRIEEAEKRDHRKLGKQLDLFHLQDEAPGMVFWHPKGWALWQVIEQHMRKELNAAGYKEVKTPQIMDKTFWEKSGHWENYKDNMFVTSSEKREYAVKPMNCPGHVQIFNNGLRSYRDLPMRLAEFGSCHRNEPSGALHGLMRVRGFVQDDAHIFCTEDQIVDEARAFNELLVRIYKQFGFHDVAVKLSLRPEQRAGSDEVWDKAEQGLRDALTACGVEWEELPGEGAFYGPKIEYHVKDALGRSWQCGTLQLDFVLPERLNAEYVTENNDRARPVMLHRAILGSLERFIGILIENHAGSFPLWLAPVQMVIMNITENQADYCREVAAKLQAAGFRVELDLRNEKIGYKIRDNSQYRFPYQIVVGDKEKQENKVAVRRKAEDLGSLNVDDFIAQLQQEITDALVNH, encoded by the coding sequence ATGTTGAACATTACCTTGCCGGACGGTTCGGTCCGCCAATATGAATCACCCGTTACCGTGGCGCAAATTGCAGCGTCTATCGGTGCAGGTCTGGCAAAGGCAACGGTAGCGGGCAAGGTTAACGGTAAATTGGTGGATGCTTGCGATCCGATTACCGAAGATGCCCACGTTCAAATCATTACGCCTAAAGACAAAGAAGGCGTGGAAATTATCCGCCACTCCTGCGCGCACTTGGTCGGTCATGCGGTCAAGCAGCTCTACCCAGATGCAAAAATGGTTATCGGCCCGGTGATTGAAGACGGATTCTATTACGATATTGCAACTGAAAAACCATTTACGCCTGATGATGTGGCCGCTATCGAAGCGCGCATGAAAGAGTTGATTGCACAAGACTATGACGTCATTAAAGTGATGACGCCTCGTGCAGAAACCGTCAAAATTTTCCAAGATCGCGGCGAAGAGTACAAATTGCGTCTGATTGAAGATATGCCTGAAGTGGAAGCAATGGGTATGTATCATCATCAAGAATACGTCGATATGTGCCGCGGTCCTCATGTTCCCAATACCCGTTTCTTGAAAAACTTTAAGCTGACCAAGCTGGCAGGCGCATACTGGCGCGGCGACAGCAATAATGAAATGTTGCAACGTATTTACGGTACGGCTTGGGCAAGTAAAGACGAATTGAAGGCTTATATCCAACGCATCGAGGAAGCGGAAAAACGCGACCACCGTAAGCTGGGTAAACAATTGGATTTGTTCCACCTGCAAGATGAAGCACCGGGTATGGTGTTCTGGCATCCTAAAGGCTGGGCTTTGTGGCAAGTGATTGAGCAGCATATGCGCAAAGAGCTGAATGCTGCCGGTTATAAAGAGGTGAAAACGCCTCAGATTATGGATAAAACCTTCTGGGAAAAATCCGGCCACTGGGAAAACTATAAAGACAATATGTTCGTGACCAGTTCCGAAAAACGCGAATACGCGGTTAAACCGATGAACTGTCCGGGTCATGTGCAAATTTTCAATAACGGTTTGCGCTCATATCGCGATTTGCCAATGCGTTTGGCCGAGTTCGGTTCTTGCCACCGCAATGAACCAAGCGGTGCATTGCATGGTCTGATGCGTGTTCGCGGTTTTGTGCAAGATGATGCGCATATTTTCTGTACTGAAGATCAAATCGTTGATGAAGCACGCGCATTCAATGAATTGTTGGTTCGCATTTACAAACAATTCGGCTTCCATGATGTTGCTGTGAAGCTGTCCCTCCGCCCTGAACAACGTGCAGGTTCTGACGAAGTTTGGGATAAGGCCGAACAAGGTCTGCGTGATGCATTGACCGCTTGCGGCGTGGAGTGGGAAGAATTGCCTGGCGAAGGCGCATTCTATGGTCCTAAGATTGAATACCATGTTAAAGATGCCTTGGGTCGCTCTTGGCAGTGCGGTACCCTGCAGTTGGACTTTGTATTGCCGGAGCGTTTAAATGCAGAATATGTAACAGAAAACAACGACCGTGCGCGTCCTGTAATGTTGCACCGTGCTATTTTGGGTTCATTGGAGCGCTTCATCGGTATTCTGATTGAAAACCATGCAGGTTCATTCCCATTGTGGCTTGCGCCGGTTCAAATGGTGATTATGAATATCACCGAGAACCAAGCAGATTATTGTCGCGAAGTGGCTGCCAAATTGCAGGCAGCTGGCTTCCGTGTCGAATTGGATTTGCGTAACGAAAAAATCGGTTACAAAATCCGCGACAACAGCCAATATCGTTTCCCTTATCAAATCGTTGTCGGCGATAAAGAGAAACAAGAAAACAAAGTTGCGGTACGCCGCAAAGCAGAAGACTTGGGTTCTTTGAATGTAGATGATTTTATTGCACAATTGCAGCAAGAAATCACTGACGCCCTCGTCAATCATTAA